AGCCCCGGGGACGGCGCCGCGGGGCCCGAGGCCGCCGTCGTCCGGCGGGATCCCTCGCGCCTCGGGCCCCGCATCCCGGCCTGCCGGGCCCTCGCCGCCCTGGCCGCCATCCTGGTGCTCCTCGCCGCAGGATGCGGAGGGCGTCCCTGGGGTCCGCGCAGCCTGACCCTGACCCTCACCCCGGAGTTCCGCATCGAACCCGCCGAGATCGTGGTGCGCCCCGGGGAGACGGTCCGCCTCGAAGTGGTCAACGCCGACCCCCGCCTCCCCCACCGCCTCGAGTCGGCAGGCAAGCTGGGGCCGGACCTCGAGCTGCCGCCGGGTCAGCGGCGGGTGGTGGAGTGGACCGCCCCCGCGGAAGCGGGCGCGTTCCCCATCTGGTGTGGCATGCCGGGCCACCGCAAGAACGGGATGGTGGCCCGGGTGGTGATTCGCGCCGAACCCTAGCCCGCCCCGTCCCCCCGGTGGTCGCCGCCCGCGGGCCGTCGCCCCCGCGACCGGTTCCTCCGGTAGGCCACGACCTCCA
The sequence above is drawn from the Thermaerobacter sp. FW80 genome and encodes:
- a CDS encoding cupredoxin domain-containing protein — protein: MRTLPPAGPCRRPLAAGKTRARRRPRARTPVAPARRGSPAGGTPWNPSPGDGAAGPEAAVVRRDPSRLGPRIPACRALAALAAILVLLAAGCGGRPWGPRSLTLTLTPEFRIEPAEIVVRPGETVRLEVVNADPRLPHRLESAGKLGPDLELPPGQRRVVEWTAPAEAGAFPIWCGMPGHRKNGMVARVVIRAEP